Proteins found in one Pelmatolapia mariae isolate MD_Pm_ZW linkage group LG7, Pm_UMD_F_2, whole genome shotgun sequence genomic segment:
- the etfbkmt gene encoding electron transfer flavoprotein beta subunit lysine methyltransferase: MSAALLMPLKCSRHGKLIYEVFTQTQGHRYLSNVYPSAEHIRKFISENTEITGEQSLTPEIRLRLFTPRCRFWRERPELWPFDDPYWAIYWPGGQALSRYILDNPEVCRDQTVLDLGSGCGASAIAAKLCGAAHVVANDIDTVAAVATQMNCELNGLEPPVCLTTNMIGSEPNAFSLILLGDMFYDEALATHLHSWLDSCVRVHGTKVLIGDPGRAQFESHSIRQLLHQLAQFELPESVREENYGLTFSTVWCYRPEL; encoded by the exons ATGTCAGCAGCGCTTTTAATGCCCCTGAAATGCAGCCGCCATGGTAAACTTATTTACGAAGTGTTTACGCAGACACAAGGACACAGATACCTCTCAAATGTCTACCCATCTGCTGAGCACATCAGGAAGTTTATTTCAGAAAACACGGAGATAACAGGAGAGCAGAGCCTTACTCCTGAGATCAGGCTGAGGTTATTCACCCCCCGTTGCAGATTCTGGCGAGAGAGACCGGAGTTATGGCCCTTTGATGACCCCTACTGGGCTATATACTGGCCAGGGGGACAGGCACTATCGAG GTATATCTTAGATAACCCCGAGGTGTGCCGGGATCAGACAGTCCTGGATCTGGGGAGCGGCTGTGGAGCCTCAGCCATTGCTGCAAAACTGTGTGGTGCTGCCCACGTAGTAGCTAATGACATTGACACTG TTGCAGCTGTTGCGACCCAAATGAACTGTGAGCTGAACGGGCTGGAGCCACCTGTTTGTCTGACGACAAACATGATTGGTTCAGAACCCAACGCCTTCAGCCTGATCCTCTTAGGTGACATGTTCTACGATGAGGCCCTCGCCACTCACCTTCACAGCTGGTTGGACAGCTGTGTCAGAGTCCATGGCACTAAAGTACTTATCGGAGATCCCGGCAGAGCCCAATTTGAGAGTCACAGCATCCGACAGCTGTTGCATCAGCTAGCCCAGTTTGAGCTGCCTGAGTCTGTTAGAGAGGAGAACTATGGTCTAACTTTCAGCACTGTTTGGTGCTACCGTCCTGAACTGTAA